One region of Mycolicibacterium insubricum genomic DNA includes:
- a CDS encoding ACT domain-containing protein: MSSYLLRVQLADRPGSLGSLAVALGSVGADILSLDVVQRGTGFAVDDLVVELPPGSMPDSLITAAETLMGVRVETIRPHTGLLEAHRELELVAHVAAAEKKQKLQVLVDEAPRVLRVGWASVVRQDDASVQRVAGSSGAPETPLERSPWLPLRHAVALDTSADWMPQLWRDLDTALAAAPLGDPGTALVLGRAGGPEFLASEVDRLGYLAGVVASLLR, encoded by the coding sequence GTGTCGTCCTATCTCCTGCGCGTCCAGCTGGCCGATCGGCCGGGCAGCCTCGGATCGCTGGCCGTGGCCCTCGGTTCGGTCGGCGCCGACATCCTGTCCCTCGACGTGGTCCAGCGCGGCACCGGATTCGCGGTCGACGACCTGGTGGTCGAACTGCCGCCCGGCTCGATGCCCGATTCGCTGATCACCGCGGCCGAGACCCTGATGGGGGTGCGAGTGGAAACCATCCGCCCGCACACCGGACTCTTGGAGGCGCATCGCGAGCTGGAGCTCGTCGCGCACGTCGCAGCGGCGGAGAAGAAGCAGAAACTGCAGGTACTCGTCGACGAGGCGCCCCGGGTGCTGCGGGTGGGCTGGGCCTCCGTCGTGCGCCAGGACGACGCGTCGGTGCAACGGGTGGCCGGCAGTTCCGGTGCCCCGGAGACCCCGCTGGAGCGCAGCCCGTGGCTGCCGCTGCGGCACGCCGTCGCGCTGGACACCTCCGCGGACTGGATGCCGCAGCTGTGGCGGGATCTGGACACCGCACTGGCGGCAGCGCCCCTGGGTGATCCCGGTACGGCGCTGGTGCTCGGCCGCGCCGGCGGCCCCGAGTTCCTGGCTTCGGAGGTGGACCGGCTGGGCTACCTGGCCGGCGTCGTGGCGTCGTTGCTGCGCTGA
- a CDS encoding DUF4878 domain-containing protein, protein MTNIPGGPGAQYPGGGPMENPSGGAVEYPDAAWAGAEAPPQSAWVPGAAGPVSAGAPLPPAGGWAPAAAPAKSKKPLIIGGVIGAVLLLVIVGVIIVVNVSGGSKSSAGDAMRGYLEALARGDAKAALSFSNDEPGEKEFLTDEILKKQIEHSPITDIKILNDDSSYGMARVHVSAKFGDKVSDETISMKKSGNDWKLDNAAIKIEPKSYGVNDDANKTLTLFGKPVADHTTYVFPGWQDWGSSNDNLEVTSEPMLLNGLGYFSFSSAKIDFKLSESGTKSVKNAIVAAIQACVASTDLEPTGCPQRIYSYRAAPNTAAWSMPDLSPMKLESFSSYSMEVRFSGNLTFPVTYRTTSGDTKSDSDNALTWGKVDITQSPLRATFR, encoded by the coding sequence TTGACCAACATTCCTGGTGGGCCCGGTGCGCAGTACCCGGGCGGCGGCCCGATGGAGAACCCGTCCGGTGGTGCCGTCGAATACCCCGACGCCGCCTGGGCCGGGGCTGAGGCGCCGCCGCAGTCGGCGTGGGTGCCTGGCGCCGCGGGACCGGTCAGCGCCGGTGCGCCGCTGCCGCCGGCCGGTGGCTGGGCTCCGGCCGCGGCCCCGGCCAAGTCGAAGAAACCGCTGATCATCGGTGGTGTGATCGGCGCGGTGCTACTGCTGGTGATCGTCGGCGTCATCATCGTGGTCAACGTTTCCGGCGGCTCCAAGAGCAGCGCCGGCGACGCCATGCGCGGCTACCTGGAGGCGCTGGCCCGCGGTGACGCCAAGGCCGCCCTGTCCTTCAGCAACGATGAGCCCGGCGAGAAGGAATTCCTGACCGACGAGATCCTGAAGAAGCAGATCGAGCATTCGCCGATCACCGACATCAAGATCCTCAACGACGACTCCAGCTACGGCATGGCGCGGGTGCACGTGTCGGCGAAATTCGGTGACAAGGTCTCCGACGAGACCATCTCGATGAAGAAGTCCGGCAACGACTGGAAGCTGGACAACGCGGCGATCAAGATCGAGCCGAAGAGCTACGGGGTCAACGACGACGCGAACAAGACGCTCACGCTGTTCGGCAAGCCCGTCGCCGACCACACCACCTACGTCTTCCCGGGCTGGCAGGACTGGGGCAGCAGCAACGACAACCTGGAGGTGACCTCCGAGCCGATGCTGCTCAACGGCCTGGGCTACTTCAGCTTCAGCAGCGCCAAGATCGACTTCAAGCTCAGTGAATCCGGCACCAAGTCCGTCAAGAACGCGATCGTCGCGGCGATCCAGGCGTGTGTGGCGTCCACCGACCTGGAGCCGACGGGCTGCCCGCAGCGCATCTACTCCTACCGCGCCGCGCCCAATACCGCGGCATGGAGCATGCCCGACCTTTCGCCGATGAAGCTGGAGTCGTTCTCCAGCTACTCGATGGAGGTGCGATTCTCCGGGAACCTGACCTTCCCGGTGACCTACCGGACCACCAGCGGCGACACGAAATCCGATTCGGACAACGCGCTGACCTGGGGCAAGGTCGACATCACCCAGTCTCCGCTGCGCGCCACGTTCCGCTGA
- the ligA gene encoding NAD-dependent DNA ligase LigA, translated as MSGTDPDLEADSADSGLRHRWQELSEEVRDHQFRYYVRDAPIISDAEFDTLLRRLQELEDAHPELRTPDSPTQLVGGAGFQTDFTPAAHLERMLSLDNVFNVEELAAWTSRVDAEIGSDEHFLCELKIDGVALDLIYRDGRLDRAATRGDGRTGEDVTLNARTISGIPAQLTGTADYPLPAVLEVRGEVFFRVEDFAELNAGLIADGRTPFANPRNSAAGSLRQKNPAVTARRPLRMICHGLGHAEGFNPPTLHDAYLAMAAWGLPVSEHTTRVRGLAAVEERIRYWGEHRHDVDHEIDGVVVKVDEMALQRRLGATSRAPRWAIAYKYPPEEAQTKLLDIRVNVGRTGRVTPFAHMEPVRVAGSTVSLATLHNGSEVKRKGVLIGDTVVIRKAGDVIPEVLGPVTELRDGTQREFVMPTHCPECGSPLAPAKEGDVDVRCPNARSCPAQLRERVFHLAGRGAFDIEGLGYEAATALLAAGVITDEGDLFDLTAEDLMRADFFVTNKGELSANGARLLANLGTARKQPLWRVLVALSIRHVGPTAARALAGHFGTLDSIEAASQQQLADVEGVGPTIAAAVIDWFTVDWHRAIVDKWRAAGVRMADERDTSIERTLEGLSVVVTGSLTGFSRDQAKEAILARGGKAAGSVSKKTAYLVAGDAPGSKYDKAVELGVPILDEDGFVRLLEDGPPA; from the coding sequence GTGAGCGGAACCGATCCCGATCTGGAAGCCGATTCTGCGGATTCCGGCCTACGCCACCGGTGGCAGGAGCTGTCCGAGGAGGTGCGCGATCACCAGTTCCGCTACTACGTCCGCGACGCACCGATCATCAGCGACGCCGAGTTCGACACGCTGCTGCGCCGGCTGCAGGAGCTGGAGGACGCCCACCCCGAACTGCGCACCCCCGATTCGCCGACGCAGCTCGTCGGCGGCGCCGGATTCCAGACCGATTTCACCCCGGCCGCCCACCTGGAGCGGATGCTCAGCCTCGACAACGTGTTCAACGTCGAGGAACTGGCGGCCTGGACCAGCCGGGTGGACGCCGAGATCGGCTCGGACGAGCATTTCCTCTGCGAGCTCAAGATCGACGGCGTCGCACTGGACCTGATCTACCGCGACGGCCGGCTCGACCGGGCGGCCACCCGCGGCGACGGGCGCACTGGTGAGGATGTGACACTCAACGCGCGCACCATCTCCGGTATCCCCGCCCAACTCACCGGCACCGCCGACTATCCGCTGCCGGCCGTGCTGGAGGTGCGCGGCGAGGTGTTCTTCCGGGTGGAGGATTTCGCCGAGCTCAACGCCGGACTGATCGCCGACGGCAGGACCCCGTTCGCCAACCCCCGCAACAGCGCGGCCGGCTCGCTGCGGCAGAAGAACCCGGCCGTCACAGCGCGGCGGCCGCTGCGGATGATCTGCCACGGGCTCGGGCACGCCGAGGGATTCAACCCGCCCACCCTGCACGACGCCTACCTCGCCATGGCGGCCTGGGGGCTGCCGGTTTCCGAGCACACCACCCGGGTCCGGGGCCTGGCCGCCGTCGAGGAGCGAATCCGCTACTGGGGGGAACACCGCCACGACGTCGACCACGAGATCGACGGCGTGGTGGTCAAGGTCGATGAGATGGCGCTGCAGCGCCGCCTCGGGGCCACGTCGCGGGCTCCGCGGTGGGCGATCGCCTACAAATATCCGCCGGAGGAGGCCCAGACCAAACTGCTCGACATCCGGGTCAACGTCGGGCGGACCGGGCGCGTCACCCCGTTCGCCCATATGGAACCGGTTCGGGTCGCGGGGTCGACGGTGTCGCTGGCCACCCTGCACAACGGCTCGGAGGTCAAACGCAAAGGCGTACTGATCGGTGACACCGTCGTCATCCGCAAGGCCGGTGACGTCATCCCCGAGGTGCTCGGTCCGGTCACCGAACTGCGCGACGGCACGCAGCGCGAGTTCGTCATGCCCACCCACTGCCCCGAGTGCGGCAGCCCGCTGGCCCCGGCCAAGGAGGGCGACGTCGACGTCCGTTGCCCGAACGCCCGCAGCTGCCCGGCGCAACTGCGCGAACGCGTCTTCCACCTGGCCGGACGCGGTGCCTTCGATATCGAAGGGCTGGGTTATGAGGCGGCCACCGCGCTGCTGGCCGCCGGGGTCATCACCGACGAGGGGGACCTGTTCGACCTCACCGCCGAGGACCTGATGCGGGCCGACTTCTTCGTCACCAACAAGGGTGAGCTGTCGGCCAACGGTGCCCGGCTGCTGGCGAATCTGGGCACGGCCAGAAAGCAGCCGCTGTGGCGGGTGCTGGTGGCCCTGTCCATCCGGCACGTGGGGCCGACGGCGGCCCGCGCGCTGGCCGGTCACTTCGGCACCCTGGATTCGATCGAAGCGGCGAGCCAGCAGCAGCTGGCCGACGTCGAGGGCGTCGGCCCGACCATCGCCGCCGCGGTCATCGACTGGTTCACCGTGGACTGGCACCGGGCGATCGTGGACAAATGGCGGGCGGCCGGGGTCCGGATGGCCGACGAGCGCGACACGTCAATCGAACGAACTCTGGAGGGCCTGTCCGTCGTGGTGACCGGCTCGCTGACCGGATTCTCCCGGGACCAGGCAAAAGAGGCGATCCTGGCGCGCGGCGGCAAGGCGGCGGGGTCGGTGTCGAAGAAGACCGCGTACCTGGTCGCCGGTGACGCACCGGGCTCCAAATACGACAAGGCCGTCGAGCTGGGGGTGCCGATCCTCGACGAGGACGGCTTCGTCCGGCTGCTGGAGGACGGGCCGCCGGCCTGA